A window from Chitinophagaceae bacterium encodes these proteins:
- a CDS encoding MBOAT family protein translates to MLFNSLDFAIFLPLVFMAYWLLNKDLRSQNLLLLLSSYFFYGWWDWKFLILILISTITDFFIGKNIHKANSKKTKKIFLFFSLLINLGILGFFKYFNFFVENFIQSFTLLGFDLHSPLLNIVLPVGISFYTFQTLSYTIDIYRGKIAPTNNFLAFSVFVAFFPQLVAGPIERAGNLLPQFLKNRVFNYSYAVDGLRQILWGFFKKMVIADNLAIYVHMVYSNPESYSGWEILFINILFGLQIYCDFSGYSDIAIGTAKLFGFELRKNFAFPYFSRDVAEFWRRWHISLTTWFRDYVFIPLGGSRGSALKVIRNVFIVFLISGFWHGANWTFIFWGLYNALLFIPLLILNKHRQYKNTQLSFKGKETIVNVFNILITFLLISIGWIFFRAEDIFQSFYLLHRIFEDLLSLNSIFALGDFILSTFGLLLVLLTSFLIIIEWFGKENNHALEKLYFDKPRYYRWGLYSLIFFLIYFYQSQSIEFIYFQF, encoded by the coding sequence ATGCTATTCAATTCACTTGACTTTGCAATTTTCCTGCCATTAGTATTTATGGCATACTGGCTGCTTAACAAAGACTTACGTTCTCAAAATTTATTATTACTTTTAAGCAGCTACTTTTTTTACGGATGGTGGGACTGGAAGTTTCTAATTTTAATTTTAATTAGTACGATTACTGATTTTTTTATCGGAAAGAATATCCACAAGGCCAATTCCAAAAAAACTAAAAAAATATTTCTATTTTTCAGTCTGCTCATAAATCTGGGTATTTTAGGCTTTTTCAAATACTTCAATTTTTTTGTTGAGAACTTTATACAATCCTTTACTTTATTGGGTTTCGACCTGCATAGTCCGTTACTTAATATTGTGCTGCCGGTAGGCATTAGTTTCTATACTTTTCAAACATTAAGCTATACGATTGATATTTACCGGGGGAAAATTGCTCCCACTAATAATTTTTTAGCATTTTCAGTTTTTGTTGCTTTCTTCCCTCAGTTGGTAGCCGGTCCTATTGAGAGAGCCGGCAACTTACTCCCCCAGTTTTTAAAAAACAGAGTTTTCAATTACTCCTATGCTGTAGACGGCCTAAGACAAATTCTTTGGGGTTTCTTTAAAAAAATGGTCATAGCTGACAATTTAGCCATTTACGTGCATATGGTATACAGCAATCCGGAGTCTTACAGTGGTTGGGAAATTCTATTTATAAATATCTTATTTGGCTTACAAATTTATTGTGATTTTTCAGGGTATTCAGATATTGCGATAGGTACTGCTAAACTATTTGGCTTTGAGTTAAGAAAAAACTTTGCTTTCCCCTACTTCTCAAGAGATGTAGCTGAATTTTGGAGAAGATGGCATATCTCCCTGACAACATGGTTTAGAGATTATGTTTTTATTCCTTTAGGTGGTAGCAGAGGCTCAGCATTAAAGGTAATCAGAAATGTTTTTATCGTTTTTTTAATCAGCGGTTTTTGGCACGGGGCTAACTGGACTTTCATTTTTTGGGGTTTGTATAATGCTTTGTTATTTATCCCATTACTGATCCTCAATAAACACCGGCAATACAAAAATACTCAACTGTCATTTAAAGGGAAAGAGACCATAGTAAATGTCTTTAATATTCTGATAACTTTTTTACTAATAAGCATTGGGTGGATATTTTTTAGAGCAGAAGATATTTTCCAAAGTTTTTATCTGCTGCACCGAATATTTGAAGATCTGTTGTCCCTCAACTCTATCTTTGCATTGGGAGATTTTATTTTATCTACTTTTGGATTGCTTTTAGTTTTGTTAACTTCTTTTTTAATTATTATAGAATGGTTTGGAAAAGAAAATAATCATGCATTGGAAAAGTTATATTTTGACAAACCCAGATACTACAGATGGGGACTTTATTCACTGATTTTTTTCTTAATTTACTTTTATCAGAGTCAAAGCATTGAGTTCATTTACTTTCAATTTTAA